A portion of the Drosophila innubila isolate TH190305 chromosome 3L unlocalized genomic scaffold, UK_Dinn_1.0 0_D_3L, whole genome shotgun sequence genome contains these proteins:
- the LOC117786626 gene encoding UDP-3-O-acyl-N-acetylglucosamine deacetylase-like, whose protein sequence is FKVSFEIDFDHPVFHNRTQSASVDFSSTSFVKEREKRHRRGQGWRAQRDGLRYEDEFVKHKILDAIGDLYLLGNSLIGEFKGYKSGHALNNQLLRKLIEKPMRGKW, encoded by the exons GGTTCAAGGTGAGTTTCGAGATCGATTTCGACCACCCGGTGTTCCACAACCGGACCCAGAGTGCCAGCGTGGACTTTTCCAGCACCTCGTTCGTGAAGGAA CGTGAAAAACGCCATCGTCGTGGACAAGGATGGCGTGCTCAACGAGACGGCCTTCGCTACGAAGACGAATTCGTCAAGCACAAGATCCTCGATGCGATTGGCGACCTCTACCTGCTGGGCAACAGCCTGATCGGCGAGTTCAAGGGCTACAAGTCCGGACACGCGCTGAACAATCAGCTGCTGCGCAAGCTGATCGAGAAACCGATGCGTGGGAAGTGGTGA